In Armatimonadota bacterium, the following proteins share a genomic window:
- the lexA gene encoding transcriptional repressor LexA, whose protein sequence is MAKALTQKQQQILQFVVDYIQQEGYPPSIREIGKQFGIGSLRGVTVHLDALSRKGYIARSNTPRSIKLVHPSMLPSTRTIMLPLVGNIAAGYGVDAIEHVEGMFPVPSDMVRNIEKAFLLRVKGDSMTGEGILPRDLVVIKPQQTANHGDLVAVLLGEEATVKRLNMDRTGVKLMPSNPAYEPIEVRREDARVIGKVVGLIRDYTGMAF, encoded by the coding sequence ATGGCCAAGGCACTCACACAAAAACAGCAACAGATTCTCCAGTTCGTGGTGGACTACATCCAGCAGGAGGGCTATCCGCCCTCGATCCGAGAGATCGGGAAGCAGTTCGGCATTGGCTCCCTGCGCGGAGTTACAGTGCATCTCGACGCCCTTTCACGTAAGGGCTATATCGCCAGGTCGAACACGCCTCGATCTATCAAACTGGTGCATCCTTCGATGCTGCCTTCGACCCGCACGATCATGCTGCCCCTGGTGGGCAACATTGCGGCTGGCTACGGGGTGGACGCCATCGAGCACGTCGAGGGGATGTTCCCGGTGCCCTCCGACATGGTTCGCAACATTGAGAAGGCCTTTCTTCTTCGAGTGAAAGGCGACTCCATGACCGGCGAGGGCATCCTTCCCCGCGACCTTGTGGTGATCAAGCCGCAGCAGACCGCCAATCACGGCGACTTGGTTGCGGTGCTCCTCGGCGAAGAGGCGACCGTGAAACGCCTGAACATGGACAGGACCGGCGTCAAGCTGATGCCGAGCAACCCCGCCTATGAGCCGATCGAGGTCCGACGCGAGGACGCCCGAGTCATCGGCAAGGTGGTGGGTCTGATCCGAGACTACACCGGCATGGCGTTCTAG